The following nucleotide sequence is from Acidobacteriota bacterium.
ACTGACTACTGACTACAAACTGGTATTATTCAAACCTGCACCGCTTGAGCATTGTCCTCTTGTTTTCCCTTCTTCTTGTCTCAATGCACTCAACTTTCCGTATCCTGTCCCTTTGTCCAGCTTTAGTGGATTGATCCGTTTGTACAATACAGGAGCGTATGTTCTGAAAATAAAAACGGGTTCGGAGAATGGTAAGCTCCTTCAAATTGAAAGAGTTACCAGCTCTGAACCCGAAATTCGAAGCCCTGATGTTGGATCAGGATTATTTGTATTTGATGAGGTTAATTCACTCCGCACGCCGTCCAGGTTGCGGCAACCGCATTTTGTTCAGCGCTGCCAGTGCCATAGAGGTCCCGAGCGGCATTAAGTGTGGCCGTCCGTGCGGCGGCGTAATTGGTCCCTGAGGTCATATAGACGGTCAAGGCGCGATACCAAATTTTTTCGGCTTTGCCCCGAGTGATACCCGTGACCGCAATTCCTGAAGTTCGGTTGGTGCCACCTTCAGACAGGAGGTAGAAAAAGTGATTGGCCAGACCGGACGAATAATGCACATCCATTCCATTGGTATACTGGCTGTAGTGGTCAATTGAGGCACCATCCCCACGCGGGTCACTCATGCTGCGCAGCCAGCCGCGGGAGGTTTTGGTGATTTCCTCGCCAATCAGGTAGTCACCTGGGTCACTGGAATTGGCGGCAAAAAATTCGGTGCAGGTGCCAAAAATATCCGATGTCGCTTCATTGAGTCCGCCAGATTCGCCTGAGTAAACCAGCCGTGCGGTTTTGCTGGTGACCCCGTGGGTCATTTCATGGGCCGCCACATCAATTGAAACCAGTGCCGTAAAGGTATTGCCATCGCCGTCACCATAGGTCATACAGAAACAACTGTCGCTCCAGAAAGCATTGTTATATTTCCGACCATAGTGAATCCGGCTGTACCCGCCCCGGCCATTGTTGGCAATTCCATTTCGACCGTGGACTAATTTATAGTAATCAAAGGTCTTTGCGGCACCATAGTGGGCATCAACGGCAGCGGATGAGGGGTCAGCACTGACCCCGCTTCCCCAGGTATTGTCCGTATCGGTGAAGACCGTACCGGTTCCAAAAAACTTCCCCTTCAGGTCCGAGGTGTAGTGGCTTCCGTGGGTCATATCGCGGAGTTCAAATTTGCCGGTAATCGAGTTGGTGCTGAGCGGCACCGTCCCGGAATACAAACTTCGCCCGCTTCCAGTTGCGGTCGCTGTCTCAAGGTTGTCATAGCTCCAGATGACCTTTCCGGATTTGGCGCTGATGAAATACACCGTTGCCGCCGGATTTTCGCTGGCGATATCAACCAGTTCGATTTGATAGGTCAAAAAATACTTCCCGTTTTTGGGCAGAATCATCAGTTCCGCCGCTGGTTGTTCGCTTGGAAATTGACCGAATTGCTGCCTGGCAATGGCGATGGCTTCGTCTGAGGTCAGGCGCGGTGTGGTTGAAATATTGATTCCCTGGAAATAATCACCAGTGATGCTCGCCAAAGATCCATCCGTCTGAAAGTGAGTAATCATCTCCCCCTGGAAGACCTTTACCCCCTGATGGGTTTGATCCAATCGCACGTGGGCCATGTGCAATTGGTCGGCAAATGCCTCGCGTGGCACAAATTCCTCTTGAGCGTTCCGAATGCCCGGCACCTGGGCCTGAAGCAAATCAAAACTGATGGTTTGGGCATGGGTAATCGCCGCTTTTTGTTCCGGGCTGAGTTCAGCATCAGTTGCCTGAACGTGATCGAGGGTGGCGGAGTCGAATGAAGTGGTGGCTTCGGATTTTTGGGACTGGGCGTTTCCGGGCTGGATGGCAACCATCGGTGCCATCGCCATCAAAACCATGGCGAACAGTAAAATTCGGCGTCTATTCATAAGTATGAGTACTCTCTATCCTTTGCGAAGTTGTTGACGGGTCGTTGAAGGTATTTTTACACCCGTGATCGGGTGTTTGGGGGAAGCCAAATCAATTGTGCCCGCTCCACATGATGTGCTTGATGGAACGAATTCTTTCAGGCAGAAAATTCGGATTGGCGAACTTGAAGTTGTTTGATTTGGGCAAGGAAGAAAAGAGGGACATCCTACCAGGGAGCATTCCAGAATGTCAATTGTTTGCAACTGAACGCTTTGCGGTGGGACAACCAAACCGGGTACCACTTTTGATGGATTGAATTACCTGGACAACCAAACCGAATTGAAATCCTGATTCAAACCCGGAGCCAATCCCTTCATCGAATTCCAGCCAAATTTCCCCATTCACCAGACGTAAAAAAGCTGGCCCAGTAATAGGGGCGGCGATATTTGGGGTCTTTCAATAATTTGAGCTGGACATTTCGTAGCGCCTGGCTGCGACCTTCGTTGTTTTTCAACCGCTGGTAATAAGCCACCATCAATTTACTGGTGGCAATGTCCGCCACTGGCCAGAGGCTCATCATCTGGGTTTCAGACCCTGCCAGAACCAGTGCCCTTCGCAAGCCATAACTGCCCTCACCAAATTGAAATTCCCCCAATCCGGTGTCACAGGCGGAAAGAACCACCAGCTTAGTGCCCCACAAATCGAGGCCGGCGGCTTCAAGAGCCGTCAAGGTACCATCGTTTTCGGCATCTCCACCATGATTGGCCCCTGCAAAAAACAGATAGGATCTGGTGAGGGGGTTTGGCATCCGAAGTTCCTCATTTGTTTCGACATCTGATTTTGGCACTGCGGATCGAGTATCAGGTGATGGTTCAGGCTTCGATTGACTCTGGGCTGAGTAGAAATAG
It contains:
- a CDS encoding M4 family metallopeptidase; protein product: MAHVRLDQTHQGVKVFQGEMITHFQTDGSLASITGDYFQGINISTTPRLTSDEAIAIARQQFGQFPSEQPAAELMILPKNGKYFLTYQIELVDIASENPAATVYFISAKSGKVIWSYDNLETATATGSGRSLYSGTVPLSTNSITGKFELRDMTHGSHYTSDLKGKFFGTGTVFTDTDNTWGSGVSADPSSAAVDAHYGAAKTFDYYKLVHGRNGIANNGRGGYSRIHYGRKYNNAFWSDSCFCMTYGDGDGNTFTALVSIDVAAHEMTHGVTSKTARLVYSGESGGLNEATSDIFGTCTEFFAANSSDPGDYLIGEEITKTSRGWLRSMSDPRGDGASIDHYSQYTNGMDVHYSSGLANHFFYLLSEGGTNRTSGIAVTGITRGKAEKIWYRALTVYMTSGTNYAAARTATLNAARDLYGTGSAEQNAVAATWTACGVN